A region of Clostridium acetobutylicum ATCC 824 DNA encodes the following proteins:
- the hcp gene encoding hydroxylamine reductase — protein MSMFCYQCQEAAGCKGCTVRGVCGKTEDLAKKQDLLIYTLKVVSLYNVEARKLNLVNKEIDNYIVDSLFATITNANFDENIFTERIEKGIKYKEELKKQISAAGGNVNLNEKTEAVGVLSTENEDIRSLRELLTYGIKGMAAYLKHARNLSYEDSNIQGFMSKALAATLDDTLGADELVALALECGKYGVDAMALLDKANTETYGNPEITKVNIGTRNNPGILISGHDLKDIEELLKQTEGTGVDVYTHSEMLPANYYPAFKKYSHFVGNYGNAWWKQNEEFESFNGPILMTTNCIVPPKASYIDRMYTTGVTGYPGVKHIENGEPKDFSAIIEHAKKCAPPTEIEKGEIIGGFAHNQVIALADKVVEAVKSGAIKRFYVMAGCDGRAKTRNYYTDFAKALPKDAVILTAGCAKYKYNKLDLGDIGGIPRVLDAGQCNDSYSLVVIALKLKEVFGLNDINELPIAYNIAWYEQKAVIVLLALLHLGVKNIHLGPTLPAFLSPNVAKVLVDNFGIGGITNVEDDIKMFENL, from the coding sequence ATGAGTATGTTTTGTTACCAGTGTCAGGAAGCAGCAGGCTGCAAGGGTTGTACAGTAAGAGGTGTATGTGGAAAGACTGAAGATTTAGCGAAAAAACAAGATTTATTAATATATACATTAAAGGTTGTTTCATTATACAATGTTGAGGCAAGAAAATTAAATTTAGTAAATAAAGAAATAGATAATTATATAGTTGATAGTCTTTTTGCAACAATAACAAATGCAAATTTTGATGAAAATATATTTACTGAGAGAATAGAAAAAGGAATTAAATATAAAGAAGAATTGAAGAAACAAATATCAGCAGCAGGAGGAAATGTAAATTTAAACGAAAAAACTGAAGCTGTAGGAGTTCTTTCAACTGAAAATGAAGATATAAGATCTTTAAGAGAATTATTAACTTATGGAATCAAGGGTATGGCTGCATACTTAAAGCATGCTCGTAACTTAAGCTACGAAGATAGCAATATACAAGGCTTTATGTCAAAAGCTTTGGCTGCAACATTAGATGATACTTTAGGTGCAGACGAATTAGTTGCCTTAGCTTTAGAGTGTGGAAAGTATGGAGTAGATGCAATGGCACTTTTAGATAAAGCTAATACAGAAACTTACGGAAATCCTGAAATAACAAAGGTTAATATAGGAACTAGGAATAATCCAGGAATATTAATAAGTGGACATGACTTAAAGGATATAGAGGAGCTTTTAAAGCAGACAGAGGGAACTGGAGTAGATGTTTATACTCACAGCGAAATGCTTCCAGCAAACTACTATCCAGCATTTAAGAAATATTCACACTTTGTAGGAAACTACGGAAATGCTTGGTGGAAACAAAATGAAGAGTTTGAAAGCTTTAATGGACCAATACTTATGACTACAAACTGCATAGTTCCTCCAAAAGCTTCATATATAGATAGAATGTATACAACAGGAGTAACAGGTTATCCAGGAGTAAAACATATTGAAAACGGTGAACCAAAGGATTTCTCAGCAATAATAGAGCATGCGAAAAAATGTGCGCCACCAACTGAAATAGAAAAAGGAGAAATAATCGGAGGCTTTGCACACAACCAGGTTATAGCTTTAGCAGATAAGGTTGTAGAGGCAGTAAAATCAGGAGCAATTAAGAGATTTTATGTAATGGCAGGTTGTGATGGAAGAGCAAAAACAAGAAATTACTATACTGACTTTGCTAAAGCACTTCCAAAGGATGCAGTTATACTTACAGCGGGCTGCGCTAAATACAAATACAATAAGCTTGACCTTGGAGATATAGGAGGTATTCCTAGAGTACTTGATGCTGGACAATGCAATGATTCATACTCCTTAGTAGTAATAGCTCTTAAGCTTAAAGAAGTATTTGGACTTAATGATATAAACGAGCTTCCAATAGCATACAACATAGCATGGTATGAGCAAAAAGCTGTAATAGTACTTCTTGCATTATTACACCTTGGTGTTAAAAATATTCACCTTGGACCAACACTTCCAGCATTTTTATCCCCAAATGTTGCCAAAGTTCTTGTTGATAACTTTGGAATTGGTGGAATAACTAATGTAGAAGATGATATAAAAATGTTTGAAAACCTATAA